One stretch of Methyloversatilis sp. RAC08 DNA includes these proteins:
- a CDS encoding DUF7661 family protein, whose protein sequence is MVFEVYGRFEVEVCEESGAWVAYRLGPGMRHRDYDVSFPRGLAEDRLAEVLTNSFQDLASPGLNVRRVR, encoded by the coding sequence ATGGTTTTCGAAGTCTACGGACGATTCGAAGTCGAGGTTTGCGAGGAGTCGGGGGCGTGGGTCGCCTACCGGTTGGGGCCCGGCATGCGTCATCGCGACTATGACGTGTCCTTCCCGCGCGGGCTGGCCGAAGACCGGCTGGCCGAGGTGCTGACCAATAGTTTCCAGGACCTCGCTTCGCCGGGGCTGAACGTGCGGCGCGTCCGCTGA